A part of Paenibacillus sp. sptzw28 genomic DNA contains:
- a CDS encoding S-layer homology domain-containing protein, which produces MLKPHYMRKISFALLASLLLSLSLPVLAYAASIIKIAYDATSGQISGVIYSDKPTVSLAVYENGQSTDITSAVGPAQPTVTEGVYAFGVNGNIGIGKMLESITVVDSAYEVLTPTVTDMTYLFDKDDVPPAPDGIDLFDVYADYDNRTYSYEFQWSPVNVPDLAGYNVYLNGEKVATVQTTSFTAENLPLNSSLQFGVSAVDKAGHESDIIETYYYVPGMFESITINTDGKPAGYALKPGDPLITFIPSISFPAGSGLNIIIPDYMMSSSNISVNDFELVKSDGTVIPITSAQLNGGYLLELFIGGDLSGGQQYVLRMSQQSDGTEISLPNKNMSDAAIFVSLRLSDWSAIDQYFSFNLVIGDQIAPAKPTGLKAAEGDGQITVSWNANTETDLAGYNVYLDGKLLTGTPITATSYTITALTNGKTYDVDIEAVDKAGNKSSQASINATPKASTNTGGGGYVPVTPASPAAPEEPGVRIINESSLKNDQGKVAVTIGKGDKQVLLPANSSAITKDSVVSFSSDELTAEIPGSLIDQLRSLVSADALKDAQIVFSFDKLTTGTVQSLLAESQKKEKNTNLKAAGEVYEFTLSIKTKDGKEQKLTSFDKPVMLKLKVADGVNSKLLGVYYIADDGTLEYVGGKLKDQVMTAEVHHFSKYAVLEYSKSFDDVNKGHWAADAIKEMAAAHVITGVSDNQFAPSKQVTRAEFAAFLVRKLGLKANGSSPFADVDATKWYADEVAAAAQAGLVTGRTNNTFAPDDTVTRQEMVVMLMKARALSTGENIDSAADVDFTDKAQIGEWAKTYVNAAYKLGFIQGRGGQLFVPKGTATRAEAAMLIAKL; this is translated from the coding sequence TTGTTGAAGCCACATTACATGCGCAAAATCAGTTTCGCCTTGCTGGCCAGTTTACTGCTCAGTCTCAGCTTACCGGTGCTGGCCTACGCCGCTAGCATCATCAAGATTGCGTACGATGCAACAAGCGGTCAAATATCGGGGGTCATCTATTCCGATAAGCCGACAGTATCGCTCGCAGTCTACGAAAACGGGCAATCGACAGATATCACCTCCGCCGTCGGCCCGGCACAGCCTACCGTGACGGAAGGTGTTTATGCTTTCGGTGTGAACGGCAACATCGGGATCGGTAAAATGCTTGAGAGCATAACCGTGGTGGACAGTGCGTACGAAGTTCTGACGCCTACTGTTACGGATATGACGTACTTGTTCGATAAGGACGATGTGCCTCCGGCTCCGGACGGCATTGATTTGTTCGACGTTTATGCCGATTACGACAACAGAACTTATAGTTATGAATTTCAGTGGAGTCCGGTAAATGTCCCGGATCTTGCGGGATATAACGTGTACCTGAACGGTGAGAAAGTTGCGACTGTTCAGACCACTAGCTTCACGGCAGAAAATTTGCCGCTTAACAGTTCACTGCAATTTGGTGTTTCGGCTGTTGATAAAGCAGGTCACGAATCGGACATTATCGAGACTTACTATTATGTTCCGGGCATGTTCGAATCCATTACGATAAACACGGATGGCAAACCGGCAGGTTATGCTTTGAAGCCGGGAGACCCTCTCATTACATTCATCCCCTCCATATCATTCCCGGCAGGGAGCGGGCTGAATATCATCATACCGGATTATATGATGAGTAGCTCGAATATTTCAGTTAATGATTTCGAATTGGTGAAATCGGATGGAACCGTCATCCCAATTACTTCGGCACAATTGAACGGTGGATATTTACTTGAGCTGTTTATCGGTGGAGATCTGTCCGGCGGCCAGCAGTATGTTCTCCGTATGTCGCAGCAAAGCGACGGCACCGAGATAAGTCTGCCGAATAAGAACATGTCGGATGCAGCTATATTTGTTTCACTGCGTCTTTCGGATTGGTCTGCGATTGATCAATACTTTAGCTTTAACCTTGTCATCGGTGATCAGATCGCGCCGGCAAAACCGACAGGTCTGAAGGCTGCCGAAGGCGACGGACAGATTACGGTCAGCTGGAACGCGAACACTGAGACGGACCTCGCAGGCTATAATGTCTACTTGGATGGAAAATTGCTGACGGGAACGCCTATTACGGCGACCTCCTATACAATTACCGCCTTGACCAACGGCAAGACGTATGATGTCGACATCGAAGCTGTCGATAAAGCCGGCAACAAATCTTCGCAAGCCTCTATTAACGCAACGCCGAAGGCAAGCACAAATACCGGCGGCGGAGGTTATGTGCCTGTGACGCCTGCCAGTCCGGCAGCTCCAGAAGAGCCGGGCGTAAGAATCATCAATGAAAGCAGCCTAAAGAACGACCAAGGCAAAGTCGCGGTTACGATCGGCAAGGGAGACAAGCAGGTTCTTCTTCCAGCCAACTCGAGCGCCATTACAAAAGACAGCGTAGTCTCGTTCTCCAGCGATGAGTTGACGGCCGAAATTCCGGGCTCGCTCATTGATCAGCTGAGAAGTCTGGTATCTGCGGATGCTCTGAAAGACGCTCAAATCGTATTCTCCTTCGATAAACTGACGACCGGCACCGTTCAATCCCTATTAGCGGAGTCGCAGAAGAAGGAAAAGAACACGAACCTGAAGGCAGCGGGCGAAGTTTACGAGTTTACGCTGTCCATCAAAACGAAAGACGGCAAAGAACAGAAGTTAACCTCTTTCGACAAACCGGTTATGTTGAAGCTGAAGGTGGCTGATGGTGTAAACAGCAAGCTTCTTGGCGTATATTACATTGCGGACGATGGGACTCTCGAATACGTCGGAGGTAAACTGAAGGATCAAGTCATGACGGCGGAAGTTCATCACTTCAGCAAATATGCCGTACTGGAATACAGCAAATCCTTTGACGATGTAAACAAGGGCCATTGGGCCGCGGATGCAATCAAGGAAATGGCCGCGGCACATGTAATAACAGGCGTTAGCGACAATCAGTTTGCGCCTTCGAAGCAGGTAACGCGTGCTGAGTTTGCGGCCTTTCTGGTTCGCAAATTGGGTCTGAAAGCAAATGGAAGCAGCCCGTTTGCGGATGTTGACGCAACGAAATGGTATGCCGATGAAGTCGCGGCCGCGGCACAAGCGGGCCTTGTAACCGGTCGTACTAATAATACATTCGCTCCCGATGACACGGTAACACGCCAAGAGATGGTCGTAATGCTGATGAAAGCTCGCGCACTTTCGACTGGGGAGAATATCGATTCGGCAGCGGACGTCGATTTTACAGACAAAGCACAAATTGGCGAATGGGCAAAGACCTATGTAAATGCAGCTTATAAACTGGGCTTCATTCAAGGCCGCGGAGGACAGTTGTTTGTTCCTAAGGGCACGGCAACACGCGCGGAAGCGGCAATGCTTATTGCTAAGTTATAA
- a CDS encoding VOC family protein: MGLFQGVHQINLRVKEMHRSVKWYEEVLGLYVKHDYGDTVVLSFHKDSMSEGQLIQTSVCLIQLAENEALPDFAENGTYPVFTIASDKAETCYNELEKLGVLVDGGKKGHFKFKDPDGNCLEAYLPGLYEKERFKHLR, translated from the coding sequence ATGGGTTTATTTCAAGGCGTTCATCAAATCAACTTACGGGTAAAGGAAATGCACAGATCGGTCAAGTGGTATGAGGAAGTTTTGGGGCTGTACGTTAAGCACGACTATGGCGATACAGTAGTATTATCGTTTCATAAGGATTCAATGTCTGAAGGTCAGCTAATTCAAACCAGCGTTTGCTTGATCCAGCTTGCAGAAAATGAAGCTTTGCCTGATTTTGCTGAAAACGGGACATATCCTGTTTTTACAATCGCTTCGGACAAAGCGGAAACCTGTTATAACGAATTAGAGAAATTAGGCGTTTTGGTCGACGGAGGAAAGAAGGGGCATTTTAAATTTAAAGACCCGGATGGTAATTGTTTGGAAGCCTATCTGCCGGGCCTTTATGAAAAAGAGCGGTTTAAACATTTAAGATGA
- a CDS encoding GNAT family N-acetyltransferase yields MIESYLRGSHFHVRNIVEAEFEEVSSVLKEAALWLKSEGQEMWKEDQISIARLYANYKTEEIYIGRLGGMSAAVMILQEEDAFFWPNAIRNESFYVHKLAIRRDFAKTGLSNEMINWAKAWARAKGKKYLRLDCAADRPKLCGFYEKNGFKRIGETILFDKYPTAFYEFEA; encoded by the coding sequence ATGATTGAATCGTATCTACGGGGGAGCCATTTTCACGTGCGTAATATAGTGGAAGCGGAGTTTGAAGAAGTCTCATCTGTTCTAAAAGAAGCTGCGCTGTGGTTGAAGAGTGAAGGACAGGAAATGTGGAAAGAAGATCAAATTTCTATTGCGAGGCTGTACGCTAATTACAAAACGGAGGAAATATACATTGGCCGTTTGGGAGGCATGTCTGCTGCTGTAATGATCCTCCAGGAAGAAGATGCTTTTTTCTGGCCGAATGCAATCAGGAATGAGTCGTTTTATGTGCATAAGCTTGCCATTCGCAGAGATTTCGCAAAGACGGGGTTGTCTAACGAAATGATTAATTGGGCAAAAGCATGGGCACGAGCAAAGGGCAAAAAATACTTAAGACTGGACTGTGCTGCTGACCGGCCCAAGCTATGCGGTTTCTATGAGAAAAATGGATTTAAGAGAATAGGAGAAACAATATTGTTCGATAAATATCCCACGGCATTTTATGAATTCGAAGCATAA
- a CDS encoding SulP family inorganic anion transporter yields MLYQKLKSAWFFNARKDVLAGMTVAFALIPEAIAFSILAGVDPMVGLYASFCIAVTISFVGGRMGMISAATGAMASLMGPIIVKYGIEYLFAATIMTGVIQYLMGVMKFGKFITFIPHSVVTGFVNALAIIIFMAQLTNFKGATWQMYAMVAATLAVIYLFPLITKAVPSALVAIIIMTVVSITLHLDLRTVGDMGQITQALPFFHIPDIEFSLQALWQLVPFSLALAVVGLTESLMTATIVDEMTETKSDKNREVKGQGIANIVAGFFGGMAGCAMIGQTVINVKSGGRARLSTFVSGAFLLFLILVLGSFVKQIPMAALVGVMFMVSIGTFDWNSLRTLARIPRSDALVMVVTVAVVVATSDLALGVVTGVVLSALVYGWKSASIKAHLSVTDQGVKKYTLSGQLFFGTMIHFVDLFDYKNDPEMVVIDFTSSHVWDHSAVTAIAKAVSKYQQNGKKVTIVGLNEESQRMIDRAGLAEPTGH; encoded by the coding sequence TTGCTTTACCAAAAACTGAAAAGCGCCTGGTTTTTCAATGCGCGGAAGGATGTACTTGCCGGGATGACGGTTGCTTTTGCATTGATTCCGGAAGCTATCGCTTTCTCGATCCTGGCAGGAGTAGACCCGATGGTCGGTTTGTATGCGTCCTTCTGTATTGCCGTGACCATTTCGTTTGTCGGCGGGCGTATGGGGATGATTTCCGCGGCAACAGGCGCGATGGCGTCACTTATGGGACCGATAATCGTTAAATACGGCATCGAATATTTGTTTGCCGCGACGATTATGACCGGTGTAATCCAGTATTTAATGGGCGTAATGAAATTCGGGAAATTTATTACATTCATTCCGCATTCGGTTGTTACCGGCTTCGTTAATGCTCTTGCGATAATTATCTTTATGGCCCAGCTTACCAACTTTAAGGGCGCTACCTGGCAGATGTATGCAATGGTGGCGGCTACGCTTGCCGTTATTTATCTTTTTCCGCTCATTACCAAAGCCGTTCCATCCGCATTAGTTGCCATTATCATCATGACGGTGGTCTCCATTACGCTGCACCTGGACTTAAGAACAGTTGGAGATATGGGACAGATAACACAAGCTCTGCCTTTCTTCCATATACCGGATATTGAATTTTCGCTCCAAGCTCTATGGCAGCTCGTCCCTTTCTCCTTGGCACTGGCAGTTGTCGGATTAACCGAGTCCCTTATGACCGCAACGATTGTCGACGAGATGACGGAAACCAAGAGCGATAAGAATAGAGAAGTCAAAGGTCAGGGAATTGCCAATATCGTGGCCGGCTTCTTCGGGGGAATGGCCGGGTGTGCGATGATCGGCCAAACGGTTATAAATGTAAAATCCGGAGGAAGAGCGCGGTTGTCCACCTTTGTCTCCGGCGCATTTCTGCTTTTCTTGATCCTGGTCCTGGGAAGCTTCGTGAAGCAGATTCCGATGGCCGCATTGGTCGGAGTTATGTTCATGGTATCGATCGGAACGTTCGATTGGAATTCATTACGGACTTTAGCGAGAATCCCTAGAAGCGATGCTCTTGTAATGGTTGTTACGGTCGCTGTTGTCGTTGCCACTTCCGATCTCGCGCTTGGCGTTGTAACGGGGGTGGTCCTGAGCGCCCTAGTTTACGGCTGGAAATCGGCCAGCATTAAAGCCCATTTATCAGTAACTGACCAGGGGGTTAAGAAATATACTCTTTCGGGTCAGCTTTTCTTTGGTACCATGATTCATTTTGTGGATTTATTCGATTACAAGAACGATCCTGAAATGGTTGTCATTGATTTTACCTCCTCGCATGTTTGGGACCATTCAGCAGTGACCGCGATCGCCAAAGCCGTGTCGAAATACCAACAAAACGGTAAGAAAGTGACGATAGTCGGTTTGAATGAAGAAAGCCAGAGGATGATTGACAGGGCGGGTCTTGCCGAACCGACAGGACACTGA
- a CDS encoding SRPBCC family protein — MITIQTEIEINAPVETCFDFARNIDVHTLTVWPHTREKAIQGITSGLINAGETVTFEATHLFVRQKLTSRITDYNRPYLFVDEMVKGAFKSLKHIHEFEARGSVTVMRDVLTFEAPLGVAGWIVERLILKHYMKSFIEDRNRRLKYLVENDAGR, encoded by the coding sequence CTGATTACGATTCAAACGGAGATTGAAATTAACGCGCCTGTGGAAACATGTTTTGATTTTGCGAGGAATATCGATGTTCATACGCTGACGGTGTGGCCGCATACCCGGGAGAAGGCCATTCAAGGAATTACCTCCGGCCTGATTAATGCAGGCGAGACCGTAACGTTTGAAGCTACGCATTTGTTTGTCCGCCAGAAACTAACGTCCAGAATTACGGATTATAACCGGCCTTATCTCTTTGTGGACGAGATGGTCAAGGGCGCCTTCAAAAGTCTGAAGCACATTCATGAGTTTGAAGCGCGCGGATCCGTTACCGTGATGAGAGATGTATTGACGTTTGAAGCCCCGCTCGGCGTTGCCGGCTGGATTGTCGAACGGCTTATCTTGAAGCATTACATGAAAAGCTTCATCGAAGACCGCAATCGGAGGCTCAAATATTTGGTGGAGAACGATGCGGGGCGTTAG
- a CDS encoding AraC family transcriptional regulator gives MATLFRHEYHDPSGHLDIEHIKRRGHFSMTANHFHNYYELYYLCEGDRMYFIRDRAYRVRAGDLVFIDRHVLHKTSDTGMPDHERIIVNIYPEWIEAAYSDHADLLLAPFRSELPVLTLPPQQLAAAKRIISEMSGEMQRQEPGCSISLRHAVIQLLLLSARSLAAGGPAQMEPVSPIHGKITKVVRFLNDHYAEPLALTRVAERFSMSPYYLSRIFKSTTGFAFSEYINLVRLKEAQRLLRETEDSVTEIAWRSGFENFSHFGKAFKKMAGVSPRAYRNLQ, from the coding sequence ATGGCTACATTGTTTCGCCACGAGTATCACGACCCATCCGGACATCTCGATATTGAGCATATCAAACGCAGAGGTCATTTTTCAATGACCGCCAATCATTTTCATAACTATTATGAGCTCTATTATCTGTGCGAAGGGGACCGGATGTATTTCATCCGGGACCGCGCTTACCGTGTCAGGGCAGGGGACCTCGTCTTTATCGATCGCCATGTGCTGCATAAAACATCGGATACCGGGATGCCCGACCATGAGCGGATTATCGTCAATATTTATCCCGAATGGATCGAAGCGGCTTATTCCGATCATGCGGATTTGCTCCTGGCGCCTTTCCGGAGCGAACTCCCCGTATTGACGCTCCCGCCGCAGCAGCTTGCCGCCGCCAAACGCATTATCTCCGAGATGTCGGGAGAGATGCAGCGGCAAGAGCCCGGCTGCTCGATAAGTCTTCGGCATGCGGTCATTCAGCTGCTGCTGCTGTCTGCGCGCAGCTTGGCCGCGGGAGGTCCCGCCCAGATGGAGCCGGTGTCGCCAATTCACGGTAAAATAACAAAGGTCGTCCGGTTTCTAAACGATCATTATGCCGAGCCGCTGGCCTTAACTCGGGTGGCGGAGCGCTTCTCGATGAGCCCGTATTATTTGAGCCGCATTTTCAAATCGACAACGGGCTTTGCATTCAGCGAATATATCAATTTGGTCCGGCTTAAAGAAGCGCAGCGTCTTCTCCGCGAAACGGAAGACTCGGTTACCGAAATTGCCTGGAGAAGCGGCTTCGAGAATTTCTCCCACTTCGGCAAAGCATTTAAGAAGATGGCCGGGGTCTCTCCCCGCGCTTACCGGAACCTTCAATAA
- a CDS encoding Gfo/Idh/MocA family oxidoreductase, translated as MEQRKKYVLVGTGGRAEFFYGALAKHFRETSKLTAFCDINETRMVYANKLLMEKYDHPAVNIYRSEDFDRMIEQERPDTVIVTTVDRTHHTYIIRAMELGCDVVTEKPMTVDENKCQEILDAVKRTGRKVRVTFNYRYAPHHTKARELIMDGAIGKVNSIHFEWLLNTQHGADYFRRWHRDKRNSGGLLVHKSTHHFDLVNFWIGSEPESVFAYGDLMFYGRENAESRGTTRFYERATGSELAKEDPFALHLDAKPHLKAMYLDAEHEDGYRRDQSVFGDGISIEDTMGVLVKYRSGAILTYSLNAYLPWEGYRIAFNGSKGRLEMNIVEQSYVNSGGDKALEGALIGKSIRVFPMFDAPYEVNVEEAEGGHGGGDPVLLRDVFGEPEPDKFNRAADHLDGAKSILTGIAANRSIRSGLPVRIEDLVRF; from the coding sequence ATGGAACAACGGAAGAAATATGTGCTTGTCGGAACGGGCGGCAGAGCGGAATTTTTCTATGGCGCGCTTGCAAAGCATTTTCGGGAAACATCGAAATTAACCGCATTTTGTGATATAAACGAGACACGTATGGTTTACGCCAATAAGCTGCTGATGGAGAAATACGACCATCCTGCGGTAAACATTTACCGTTCGGAGGATTTCGACCGGATGATCGAGCAGGAGCGTCCGGATACGGTTATCGTCACAACGGTTGACCGTACGCACCATACGTACATTATTCGGGCGATGGAGCTTGGATGCGATGTCGTTACAGAGAAGCCGATGACCGTTGACGAGAACAAGTGCCAAGAGATTTTGGATGCAGTGAAACGGACGGGACGCAAGGTTAGGGTGACCTTCAATTACCGTTATGCGCCGCACCATACGAAAGCGCGCGAGCTAATTATGGACGGTGCGATCGGTAAAGTGAATTCGATCCATTTCGAATGGCTGCTCAATACTCAGCACGGCGCGGATTACTTCCGCCGGTGGCACCGGGACAAACGTAACAGCGGAGGACTGCTTGTCCATAAATCGACGCATCATTTCGATCTTGTGAATTTCTGGATCGGCTCCGAGCCGGAATCTGTATTCGCGTACGGGGATCTTATGTTCTATGGACGCGAGAACGCCGAGAGCCGGGGTACGACCAGGTTCTATGAGCGTGCGACGGGCAGCGAGCTCGCGAAGGAAGATCCGTTCGCCCTTCATCTGGACGCGAAACCGCATTTGAAGGCGATGTACCTCGATGCCGAGCATGAAGATGGCTATCGCCGCGATCAGAGCGTATTCGGCGACGGAATTTCGATTGAGGACACAATGGGCGTGCTCGTTAAGTACCGGAGCGGGGCTATTCTGACTTATTCCTTGAACGCCTATCTGCCCTGGGAGGGCTACAGGATCGCATTCAACGGCAGCAAGGGGCGCCTCGAGATGAATATTGTCGAGCAATCGTATGTTAATTCCGGCGGGGACAAAGCATTAGAAGGCGCTTTGATAGGGAAATCCATCCGGGTGTTTCCGATGTTTGACGCCCCGTACGAGGTGAACGTGGAGGAAGCGGAAGGCGGCCATGGCGGCGGCGATCCGGTGCTGCTAAGGGATGTGTTCGGTGAGCCTGAGCCGGATAAATTTAACCGCGCGGCAGACCATCTGGACGGCGCGAAGTCGATTCTGACCGGAATCGCGGCAAACCGGTCTATTCGCAGCGGACTGCCGGTCCGAATTGAAGATTTGGTCCGATTCTAA
- the uxaC gene encoding glucuronate isomerase produces the protein MTKFLDENFLLNGATAIDLYHNFAKDLPIIDYHCHLSPKEIYENKSFRNLTDVWLSGDHYKWRALRSNGIGERFITGDATDREKFEAYAATVPMTLGNPLYHWSHLELKRYFGVEELINESNAPVIWEKANSVLTREGFGARDLIEQSNVVVICTTDDPADSLEYHIKLKEDREFATRVLPSYRPDKSLEINRATFLPWVDKLAQATGKPIADYDQLLAALRDRALFFDSVGCKVSDHALDYVPFAETTKEEAAEIFAKALSGGTVTLEEEKKYKTCTLLFLGKIYAELDWAMQFHINASRNNNSRMFGELGPDTGYDSINDSSVAYPLTKLLDALNSENALPRTILYSLNPNDYSILATVMGSFQGDGIPGKMQLGSAWWFNDTKDGMLEQMNILANNGLLSRFVGMLTDSRSFISYTRHEYFRRLLCRILGEWVDSGEAPNDRELLGNIVQGICYYNAKRYFGF, from the coding sequence ATGACAAAATTTCTGGATGAGAACTTTTTATTGAACGGTGCAACGGCCATAGACCTGTACCATAATTTTGCCAAGGATCTGCCGATCATCGATTATCACTGCCATTTAAGCCCCAAAGAGATTTACGAGAATAAGAGCTTTCGGAATCTTACGGATGTATGGCTATCCGGCGATCACTACAAGTGGCGGGCGCTGAGAAGCAACGGGATCGGGGAGCGGTTTATTACCGGCGATGCGACCGACCGGGAGAAGTTTGAGGCCTATGCCGCTACGGTTCCGATGACGCTCGGCAACCCGCTTTATCATTGGTCGCATTTGGAGCTGAAGCGGTATTTCGGAGTGGAAGAGCTCATTAACGAGAGCAATGCGCCCGTCATTTGGGAGAAGGCGAACTCCGTGCTTACTCGCGAGGGCTTCGGGGCCAGGGATTTGATCGAGCAGTCTAATGTGGTGGTCATTTGCACGACTGACGACCCGGCCGATTCGCTGGAATATCACATTAAACTGAAGGAGGACCGGGAGTTTGCGACTCGCGTGCTTCCATCATACCGCCCGGATAAAAGTCTGGAAATTAATCGCGCCACCTTTCTGCCCTGGGTCGATAAACTCGCTCAGGCTACCGGGAAACCGATTGCCGATTACGATCAATTATTGGCAGCCCTAAGGGACAGAGCGTTGTTTTTCGACTCGGTAGGCTGCAAGGTTTCCGATCACGCACTCGATTATGTGCCATTTGCCGAGACGACGAAAGAAGAGGCGGCCGAAATTTTCGCCAAGGCACTGAGCGGCGGGACCGTTACATTGGAGGAAGAAAAGAAATACAAAACCTGCACGCTCCTGTTCCTTGGTAAAATCTATGCGGAGCTGGACTGGGCGATGCAGTTCCATATTAATGCTTCCCGCAACAACAACAGCCGGATGTTCGGCGAGTTAGGTCCGGACACAGGATACGATTCGATCAATGACAGCTCCGTGGCGTATCCGCTGACGAAGCTTCTTGATGCGTTGAACTCGGAGAACGCGCTGCCGAGAACGATTCTATACTCGTTGAATCCGAATGACTACAGTATTCTGGCAACGGTGATGGGCAGCTTCCAGGGAGACGGTATCCCGGGCAAAATGCAGCTGGGATCTGCCTGGTGGTTCAACGATACGAAGGACGGCATGCTGGAGCAGATGAACATACTGGCCAACAACGGCCTGCTCAGCCGGTTTGTCGGCATGCTGACGGACTCCCGCAGCTTCATCTCCTATACAAGACATGAATATTTCCGCAGACTGCTATGCCGTATTCTGGGAGAATGGGTCGACAGCGGCGAAGCGCCTAATGACCGCGAACTGCTCGGCAACATCGTGCAAGGCATCTGCTATTACAATGCGAAGCGTTATTTCGGGTTCTAG
- a CDS encoding SGNH/GDSL hydrolase family protein, translating into MTLIENDAVILFQGDSITDAGRNREDGNSLGSGYANIAASLFSAQYPQKQVTFFNRGIGGDRVVDLHRRWEKDCLDLKPTWVSIYIGINDTWRRYDNNDPTSTEDFESGYRELIRMTKAQLNATIVLVEPFVLPVNESQKAWREDLESKIQAVRELANEFKTLYVPLDGLFAQASSQTGPAYWAPDGVHPSPAGSALIAQAWLQAVKA; encoded by the coding sequence ATGACGTTAATCGAAAACGACGCAGTTATTTTGTTTCAAGGGGACAGTATTACGGATGCTGGGCGAAACCGCGAAGACGGAAACAGCTTGGGGAGCGGTTATGCGAACATAGCTGCATCTCTATTCTCAGCGCAATATCCACAAAAGCAGGTCACTTTCTTCAATCGGGGGATAGGCGGCGACCGGGTTGTCGATTTGCATCGGAGATGGGAGAAGGACTGCCTGGATTTAAAGCCGACATGGGTATCGATCTATATCGGCATTAATGATACTTGGCGGCGATACGATAATAACGACCCGACAAGCACGGAGGATTTCGAATCCGGGTACCGTGAATTAATCCGGATGACCAAAGCACAATTGAATGCAACCATCGTTCTTGTGGAGCCATTCGTGCTTCCGGTCAATGAGAGCCAGAAAGCATGGCGGGAAGATCTGGAATCGAAGATCCAAGCTGTACGCGAGCTGGCAAACGAGTTCAAAACGCTGTACGTTCCCTTGGACGGTTTGTTTGCACAAGCGAGCAGCCAAACGGGACCGGCATATTGGGCGCCGGACGGCGTTCATCCCTCACCTGCCGGAAGCGCTTTAATCGCTCAAGCATGGCTTCAGGCCGTTAAAGCATAA
- a CDS encoding organic hydroperoxide resistance protein produces METIYTAQVTSHGGRDGVVRSSDGHLNLKVATPKKEGGEGTNPEQLFAAGYSACFHSALKSIAKTKEIDTDESEVTASVSLHKGDDGFSLSARLDVRIPGLSEEQVMSLAKAAHEMCPYSKATRGNIDVELKAITEQMQP; encoded by the coding sequence ATGGAAACGATTTACACGGCGCAGGTTACTTCGCACGGAGGTCGGGACGGCGTTGTTCGCTCCTCTGACGGGCATTTGAACTTGAAAGTCGCTACTCCCAAGAAGGAGGGAGGCGAAGGGACCAATCCTGAGCAGTTGTTTGCGGCGGGCTACTCGGCCTGTTTCCACAGCGCATTGAAAAGCATCGCGAAAACCAAGGAGATTGATACGGACGAATCCGAGGTGACGGCGAGCGTATCGCTGCATAAAGGCGACGACGGCTTTAGTCTGTCCGCACGTCTGGACGTTCGAATCCCAGGGCTGAGCGAGGAGCAGGTTATGTCGCTGGCCAAAGCGGCACATGAGATGTGCCCTTACTCCAAAGCAACCCGCGGTAATATCGATGTCGAACTTAAAGCGATAACGGAGCAAATGCAGCCGTAG
- a CDS encoding biotin transporter BioY, translating into MPSIQSTSANVQSNQAYRVRGLVFTALFAALFIAFSSIQFPVWYTPVPITLQTLAVMLAGGLLGATYGFWSIALVIALAGTGLPLLHGNGGLSLLFGHTAGFIWMFPFAALLIGWVSDRLFRSTAQLNTRQFIMLLAAIIGFGVLLEYASGVPWLAYKFDLTIHKALIAGCYPFLPVDIVKSVVAAILIRKLRPYLPRLRPAAR; encoded by the coding sequence ATGCCATCAATACAATCCACATCTGCCAATGTTCAATCAAATCAGGCTTACCGAGTTCGGGGTCTCGTCTTTACCGCTTTATTCGCCGCTTTATTTATCGCCTTCAGCTCTATTCAGTTTCCTGTATGGTACACACCGGTCCCTATTACGCTGCAGACACTGGCGGTCATGCTGGCAGGCGGGCTTCTTGGCGCGACTTACGGCTTCTGGAGCATCGCGCTTGTCATCGCCCTGGCCGGAACGGGTCTCCCCTTGCTGCACGGCAACGGAGGACTCTCGCTGCTGTTCGGGCACACCGCCGGATTTATATGGATGTTTCCATTCGCTGCCCTTCTCATCGGTTGGGTCAGCGACCGGTTGTTCCGCAGCACTGCACAGCTGAACACGAGGCAATTCATTATGCTTCTAGCCGCGATAATCGGTTTCGGCGTTCTGTTGGAATATGCAAGCGGAGTTCCCTGGCTGGCTTATAAATTTGATCTAACCATACATAAAGCGCTCATCGCCGGTTGTTACCCGTTTCTGCCGGTTGACATCGTCAAATCGGTTGTCGCCGCCATACTGATCCGGAAGCTTCGCCCCTATCTGCCGCGGCTTCGACCGGCAGCCCGATAA